The nucleotide window TGGAGTCCCTCCCTTGTAAGCCCTTCACTCTCCTACCTTCCCGGCCAAAATCATCTCGCTTTCTCCTTTTCTAGGTCAAACTTGGATAGAAATTCTATCGCTTCCCAGATCCAAAGGGTTTTCTCCTTTGTCACGTccaattttgattaaagatttgACCTGTTGTTGGCTTGTTTGAAGGGATTAATCACTTCCACAAGACGCCGGATAGAGAGTGGTTCGAGACCGACGCTGTGCTCCGCGTTAGCTTGGGGAATTTCGTGTTCTTTACGATCTTGGCTGTTGTAATGATTGGGATCAAGGATCAGAAGGATCCGCGCGACCAGCTGCATCACGGTGGTTGGATGGCGAAGATCGTTTGTTGGTTTATCGTAGTGTTTCTTATGTTCTTCGTTCCCAATGGCATTGTCAGCTTCTACGGTGAGCATTTACAAGTTTTGATTGATAATATTGTTTTATCGTTTGGGGTAGTGTTTCTTTGGTTGCAATTACATGCAGAAGGCAGTATTGTCAAGATAGGATATAGTTTCTTAACGCTGAACTAATTTAATACTATGTTAATGCTGAAAGTATTTTTCAGTTAAAATTTTCAGAACATTGTTTCTTGATTAAGGTAGATATCATGAGTTTCTTCTGAAGATGAAAGGCCTGTTTCAATGACCTAGATATTTGCGTGATGGTTTTCTTTGCAAATGGATCTTACAAAATCAAATGGTTACTGCATTCTAGCTGAAAACTTCTTTTTTTGTATGGTAAACAACATGATGAGGAAAGAAAGAACAGATGATTGTTACaataaacttcagaaggccaaacTAAGTTTGGTGCCTAAAAGGTAGGAAGTTTCTGCAATAAAGGGCTGTGGTAGGTAGCTTTCCTTCAATTTAGATGGTTAATTGAGAACTGGAGATGGCAAGGTGATGATGGATATGTGGGTTGTAGTGGTGGTGTTATGATGTGATCCTCATTTAAGCTTCTTTGGAGCATGTAGGCGTTTTTTTCTCTGTCTTAGCATCTTAGACTTCCTTTGAGATGTTATTCTGTTTCCTCTGTGATTTGGGGATTTAGTTCCAGACATAAGTCTTTAcacacttttttttatttatctacaTTCTGAAGATTATTTCCTGTCATAGgtgatttatcaatttttttgcgTATAATGTGGGAAGAATTCCTGCTTGTCAGATGTTCAACCTTTAACCCAGTATTTTCTACAGTCTATTTGTTTAGCTTAAATGGACAGATGAaccacaatttttttttaaaatctttttagCATGCTAGATTGTGATTGTGACTTTGGAAATTATGTCTTTGCTGCAGAGACATTATCAAAGTTTGGTTCAGGATTGTTTCTTCTGGTTCAGGTTGTTCTCTTACTGGATTTTGTACATGCATGGAATGAGAACTGGGTTTCAAAGGATGAGCAGTTCTGGTGTGTAAATAGCTCTTTCTTTTATCAAGTATTTGTTGTTAGATACAGACTCTAGGATTATGAAAATCATACTCTTAACAACATTTTCTTCTACTGTAGGTACATGGCTTTGTTAATCGTCTCGCTGGTTTGCTATTTGGCAACATTCTCCTTTACAGGAGTGCTCTTTCACTGGTTTACTCCATCAGGACATGATTGTGGACTCAACACCTTTTTTATTGTCCTGACATTGATTCTTGTATTTGTTTTTGCTACTGTTGCGTTGCATCCAAAGGTATGATCTTGCTATCTTTTGTGAACCATCtaacaaatatatatttaaattatgttcaataagagATTACTTTAGAAAAAAAATACTGCTTACATATTTTCTTCTGGTGCTACTGAGTTTGGCAAAAATGTTACATTTTGATGCTTTCAGAAATAGTAAATCTGCATTTTGTTATATTTAGAACAATTAATGTTGGTCAACTTGTGTTTCATCATTCTGTGTATTATATTGCTTCAGCTTATCAATACGGTGGCACAGATTGACATGTAATGCATGTAACGCAACTTCCATTATTCAAACGTTTTTCAGTTTACGAGGGTGGAAAAGTTGATTTTGGAACTTATGCAGTGTTGAAGACAATTGCTATTGATGTAACTGTTTTTATGGGAAATGGCAAACGGGAATCACTATCATCAACTATAGATATTATGCTTTCATTTCTATGAAGCATGGAGATAGACTTGGGACATGAATAGTACATGATATGTATCCCATGATATTTCAAATTTAGAATAAAAGTATGTGTAAATATGGCATGGATGTGGCACTcaaaaaatcttatttttgttTCTGATTGTTATCATTCTAGTTATGAGTTTGTGTCCTGTATATCTATGATGCTATATGATAATAATATGTAACTTACAATGAGTCATGGCCACCATTAACCCAAAAGGTAAAAAGTAGACTCAATGTAAGATATCAAGGGAGTCCCATATGTATAATGCTGTATACGGCGTGTCCAGAACTCCTTTATAGATGAACATTTATTATATGTGTTAGTTTTATGTGGTCTCATATGTAGAAATATAATTTCTACAATTTGTTGTTCATTGTTCACCCAACCAAGGACAAAAAGTGCAATCTGATGCATTGGATTGATGTGTGCAGGTAAATGGCAGCTTATTGCCTGCATCAATTATTTCACTTTACTGCACTTACCTCTGTTATAGCGGGCTTTCTAGTGAACCAAGGGATTACGAGTGCAATGGTCTTCACAACCATTCAAAAGTTGTTTCAACTGGAAGTCTTACACTTGGCCTGCTTACTACTGTGCTCTCTGTTGTCTACTCTGCTGTTCGTGCCGGCTCCTCAACAAGTTTATTCTCTCCACCAAGTTCACCGCGTGCTGGTTAGATTCAATGACAAGTTCTAAAACACCCCTGCAGTATTATCTTAATCGATTTTAGTCTGCTGATGAATCTATTGCAGGATCCGAGAAGCCGTTGCTCCCATTTGACAAGTTGGATGAGCAGGAGGACAAGAAGACTGATGAGGCAAAGCCAGTCTCCTACTCATACACCTTCTTCCACCTCATCTTCTCTCTTGCAAGCATGTACTCAGCAATGCTTCTGACTGGCTGGTCCACCTCGGTTGGTGAAAGCGGAAAGCTCATCGATGTTGGGTGGCCATCTGTGTGGGTCAGGATTGTCACTGGGTGGGCAACAGCAGCTCTCTTCATGTGGTCCCTTGTCGCCCCCCTTATCTTCCCCGATAGAGAGTTCTGATTTCATATCAGAACCCCATGAGACCATTTCATGGATTAATGCATCTATCGTGCTACCGCATTCACATGTTCTACATATGTTGTCGACAATACGACGAATGGAGAACTTTATTGTGGCGTGGCTGAGGTTTGAGTTGTGTATGCTCCGATAATAATCAAGCATTCTCTGTAGCTAAATAATTTGTGGACTTGGTGTTCAAAAACGTAGAAGTGGTTTGGCTTTTATATCTTCCTATCATCGTTGTCAAATGGTGAATTGATGATTCTCTATCTTTACTTTTTCTTACAGGTTTCTTTTTTGTTGCTTATTTTAGTTGTACAGATCAGAAAAAATAATTACTTGGCTTGTTTTCTCCTCGACATTTCTTTCTTGAAGCATTATTCTCTGGTAGCTAATCATCTATTTCTTATCTCCTGTAGCACTTAAAATGCAAGGACGAAATCTATATACTTGGCTGTCGATACTGGCCTCAGGAGAACTGATTCGATTCGGAATAATTAGATTTATGTCAAAGCCCTAATCATCTGATGTAATTTATTCTCTCACGTAGTAATTCAGTGGCTGACAAGATGAAATCTATCAGTTCATCTAAAATCCATTAATCTCGATTCGATGCCTAATATTTTGGGGTAGAAGGGAACAGTTCTCAAAGAGAAATTTTCACAAACAGAAGGCTTATAAAGATTAGATTACAAAATAGTGTCCTACGGTGAATGGAGAGATGGATCAGACAGGCTACTGCCGGATGAAACTTATTGCCACTAATTCGTGCGACCTCAAGGTTGGACAGCAAGGTGGCGCTCTGAGCATGGCCACCTGATCATCTTCCTCCACCCTGGGAGGTAGGCTTCCGCGTGCACAGTCCAAGAAACAAGACAAAACAGTGGGGACTGTGGAGGACCACTGTTATTTTAAGCTCGACACCCCACCGACCCCCAAACACTGTTATTACGATTCCTACAATATCTTTTATCTTTATGTAGTTCATAGTTAATATATCTAGATTATTATCATAATCtaatggttacatgatgatttcaataatcacttcaatcatgatctagtagttataagatggtttcattaaccacctcatgatctagtagttatagggtcctataaataggaccgtaattcatgtagatagagatagagatagagatagagacagatagatagagagtttgtgtgcacttggtatcttgtaagtgttcctcctgtttttaatactacagCAGTTTATttgagtcgaaaggattctttttactcgtatcgtagtattttgtttttccttgctcctccatccccaacatttatggtatcagagcctagtttcaatcagAACTGAgcattatggcttttaacggtaattccatgtctcaaccccttatcccaatcttctcgggcaaaagctatgaattttggagtatcaagatgaagactctattcaaatctcaagatctttgagacttaatagagaatggatatgcagatccagatgactaaatcaggctgagggagaatagaaagaaggactcaaaggcattgttcttcattcaacaagttgtacataagacgatcttctcaagaattacaacagcgacaacctcaaagcaagcttggttgatacttcaaaatgaatttcaaggctcatcaagggtgattatggtaaagcttcaaaccctccgtcgtgagtttgaaattttgttcatgaaaagcaatgaatcggtacaagattttctttttcgagtgactgaaattgttagtcaaataaaatcttatggtgaacatattcctgatcatataattgttacaaaagttttgagaagtttaacttcgaaatttgatcatgttgttgccgcaattgaggaatcaaaagatttatctacttattcatttgatgaactaatgggttccttgcaagcacatgaagtaaggttgaacaggtcacttgaaaaaagtgaagaaaaagcatttcaggttaaaggagagtcttctacttcaaaagaaggaaaaaaatcaacaggaaaaggacgtggcagaggaggatttcgtggtagaggaaataaaagaggaagaggacactttgatgaacatgggcaatcaaattatgataaaaaaaattacaaaagtggaattcaatgtcactagtgtaaaaagtttggtcacatgaaagcagattgctggaaaagagaaaagcaagtaagttatgtggagaaaaatgaagaaaatagtaagttgtttatgactcgttCACAAATTcagaatatctcaaatgatatttggtttttggatagtagatattctaatcatatgtcaagcataaaatcaatatttagagatattgatgagactcacaaattgaatgttagacttggagattataagcaaatccaagtggaagggaaaggaacaattgaggtgaagacaaatcaagggaaggtaaaataccttgataatgttttctttgttcctactttatcacataacttgttgagtgttggacaattagtaaatgatggatattcaataatatttgatgatgattcatgcactattagagataagaaatctggtttgattatagtaaatgtttgtatgacacaaaataagatgtttccacttgatatgtcaaatattgaaagacatgcgcttatcacaactcaaaagaatgagtctagtttatggcatttaagatatgaacaccttaacattaaaggtttaaggttgttaagtaaaaaaagaatgatttttggattgcctaagattaatacacttgatgtatgtgaaggatatatttatggcaaacaaagtagaaaaccatttcctattggaaaagcatggagagcatctaattgtcttgacttaattcatgctgacttatgtggacctatgaatataaaatcatttagtggaaatcaatattttttattgtttacggatgattatagtcggatgagttgggtatattttttgaaattgaaatatgaacatttgataattttcaaaaattcaaggcacttatagaaagacaaagtggtagatatataaagatacttcggacagatagaggtggtgaatttttatctaatgagtttagttcattttgtgaagaaaatggtattcacagagaattgacagcaccatatacaccggtgcaaaatggtgtagttgagcgtaagaatcggactgtcgttgaaatggcaagaagtttgcttaaggaaaaacatcttccaaatcagttttgggcagaagcagatgcaacagcagtttatttgttgaatatttcaccaacaaaggctgttatgaatcgaacttcTTTTGAGgctcggtatggtatgaaaccaagtgttagacatctgagaatttttggttgtattgcttatgcttcggtgaattcacaaaatcatcacaagtttaatgaaaaatcagagaaatacattttaattggttattctttacaatcgaaagcatatcgattatataaccctattagtggcaaagttattattaacagaaatgttatgtttgatgaaagggcaagttggaattgggagaccaataaaggtgaaacacaaatgcagattccagcagaactagacactccgcataatcaagtgacagatcctactccaacaaattcatcgtcaacctcgcccaatagcagttcaaattcggattccttagatgaaacccctccaagaaatttcagatcactgatagaaatttataactcaacatttactttgtttatttcagatccgataacttttgaggaagcagttaaaaaagattgaaaggagaaaagcaatgaaggaggaaatcaagtcaattgagaagaatgaaacttgggagctaatggatctaccgaaagaaaagaaagcgattgggttaaaatggatgttcaaaacaaaatttaaatgcaaattatttgatttcactaatagtgattgtgtaggagctttagatgatcgaaaaAGTACTTCAGGTGCTATcacaatgaagtattatggaacggATGAGCAAGTTGCGAATATCCTCATCAAATCACTTCCACTAcgaaagcatatttattttatgtcgcaaattgatgtatgcaactatgaatgaAGGGTGAGAtaaattggtgtatgcaactatgaatgaagtgggagtgttgagatttgattcatagttatctatctagattgttatcatgatctagtggttacatgatgatttcaataaccacttcaatcatgatctagtagttataaggtggtttcattaactacctcatgatctagtagttataggatggttgtcactaggtcctataagaccgtagttcatgtagatagagatagagatagagacagatagatagagagtctgtgtgcacttggtatcttgtaagtgttcctcctgtttttaatactacaacagttttcttgagtcgaaaggattctttttactcgtatcgtaatattttattttttcttgctcCTCCATCTCGTACATGAAAGACAGGTAGAGAGGATCGGAGGCACGACCACGCAGATCCGGAATGGACGAGAGGAAGAATGTAAGCTTTGAGAATGATAATGAACAGTTTTGAGCTGTAATAATAGCTGCATTTGCATAGGAAAAAATGGAGATGAAGAAGCTAAAAGATAAGGAAAATGAGAGAACAGTTAATGGTAGAAATAGATTTACTTGGATTCAAAGCTAAGAAGCATGGACACGTGGTTTTGGTGGACATGTCCGTGTCCCACACATGTTGAACATTCGTGGTACTATATGCTCACATGAGAGTCATACGTCGATCCTTTTCGGATCTGTCTCTATCTCTCTTCATACATGCAGCCTCAATCTGATGAGTAGTAAATTAGATAGGGTTGGATAGCTTGGTTTGTTCTCCGGACATTAATTTCGTGTCTGGTGCTCCTCCTTCCCTCCTTGTAGAAGGCAATGATGCCAAACTTGGTCATTTCTGTCTCTGTCCATCTCTAATCGAACTTCCCCCATCAGCCACTTCATGTAAACTTTTCTGAACCCAATGCTGTCAGAAGTTTTACTGACACGAGCTTCCCGTCAATGGTAGCTTTTTACACCCTACACAACCTCTCTCCTGCCACGTGGATTCATTTTTAACGAGGGTATTTAATGGGTCCGTCACTCACGTCCTTTCCGCACCATAGTACAGACGACGCGAACCACTTTGCTACTCCCTCATATCCACTCGCGTCGTTCACCCTGTTTTTATTGGACCAACTTCCCGATAAAGTGTGGGACCAATCACTGTAGCGAGTAATGCGGCGGGTCGGTGACCGAGTGGGCCGCGCTTATGTGTGGAAGATGTTTATTAGAAGATAAAAGGAAGTGGAAGGTTTCGAGCTGTCGCCGTTGCCTCCCTCCtcttcaccgagctcagtttatAAGCAACGCTTAACACAACAAAAAGCTGTTATTCGATTAATTAATTGGGGTTACTCGCTGCTAATTAGATTAAACGGCGGGAATCATCTTTGGCGGAGCCCtaattctctctcctctttttccaCCACCGGCCGAGAGCAGAGAAGAAGAGGTGCTCTCACCCCTCTCCTCCTGTGTCGTCACGGAGATCCCCGTCGGCTTTTGGATCGCAGTTGACGTTCGAAAGATTCGTTCTTTGGCTGTTCCCTAGGCGCGGACCAGGAAAAAGATCCCACCTGGGTGGTTCCGGAGGGAAGCGAGTCTTCTTTTTGGTCTTCGTGCTTTAATCGCTTCCCGGTGTGCCGTTTGTCGCAAGCTATGTGGGGGGATGTGACTGTTGAGGAAGGGTAGTTGTTGTCACGGAGACATTTTGTAGATCCCGGTGACCGAGATCGAATTGGAAGCCATGTTTGGATCGAGGAGGGTCGACGATGAGATGGAGCTTAAGAAGGAGAGAGCCGTAAGGTTAGTTCGTGCGTTCTTATGTTCTCGTGCTTTCGAAGAGATTAGACTGAAAAGAAGATTTGATTTTGATGCGAAGGTCTGTTCAGGAACCTGGCAATCCGGCAAACGAACCAAAACACATAGTTGCTTTATTGACATTATGGATTTATTTCTTGGTTTTACTTCATCAATCTCCAAACTGAATTTGGGATCCATTCAGTTTAGATCActatagagaaaaaaattatctttttagctTTGCTGATGTTATGCACTCTTCTTTCTTACTGTATTCCAAATTTTGGGGAGATACTAAactcatattattgatttttagatcatgtccaatacttgttGGTTTCTGTTAGTGAGTTCCAGGATCAAGCATTAACCTAGTTTCCTTTTGTTATCTTCTGGCCCTGTTAGAATTTTGTTGAGGCTTCTGACTCGCTGTTTGGTTATGTAGGTTCTATCATGATGAGAAACAAAATCCAGCTAAAACCACATACCAGGGCTTGAAACCTGGTGGTTACATATCCAATAAAGTTGGTAGTATCAACACCGGGAAGTCCATAGTTTTTGCCGAGGACCACGAGCCTTGGAGGAAGCGCATACTTGATCCAGGAAGTGATACTGTATTGAAGTGGAATCGTGTTTTTCTCATCTCATGCTTGGTTGCTCTGTTCATAGATCCATTGTATTTCTATTTGCCCAAAGTTGAGAAGAGTGATACTACATGTGTTAGGATGGATAACAATGTAAGTGTTGCCGTTACGTTTTTCCGGACACTTGCTGATCTGTTTTACATATTGCATATTGTGATAAAGTTTCGGACTGCATATGTGGCTCCGAGCTCAAGGGTGTTTGGGCGAGGGGAGCTTGTTATGGACCCTAAAAAGATTGCTAGGAGATATTTGAGATCAGACTTCATTATAGATCTAGCAGCTGCACTTCCTCTGCCACAGGTTTGTCCTCCCTTCTTTTGAAGATGATCTCATGAAAAGATTCATGATTTATGAGTTTACTAGAGTGTCCTCACTTTAATCAACGCTTTTTTATCAACTATAGTTTTTTTTAATCCAAATTAGGGTATAATTTCTCTTAATAACTTGTTGCTTTAAATGGTGATGTTAATACTGACACACAGACATAAGCATGGCATGTGTGTAGAATTTGTATCAATAGGGAGTAATGTGAAGCCAGATCGAGAAAATGATTGTTTTATTAGTTCTTCAAAAACCTTGAACTGGATGAGGAGTTTTTATTATTGTCTAAAGAAAGTGGACACATGTATAGTAGACCATTTGTTGAAATGAACTAATCTCAGTGACGAATGAGCAAGTAGTGGTGTCACCGTGGCTGGTAGCCTGGTAGTACTCTTATATGTAGAAAAAGCTTAATAGATTAAGTTAAATTTGTTTTATGTTACAGTAAAGCTGAATAATGGACCAGCCAATGGTGAACTAATTAAGAATGTATCTCTTAATTTGGGTTCTATTATTTTTGCTTATCTAACACTTCTCCCTGCTGCATTCCATCAGTGTTAAAAATACATGCAATATCTATTGTATGTTTGTGTGGATGTTGTGGTCTGAATCATGCTTCAGTTATATTTGGTTTTTGGTGTGCACTAACCATACGTATTTACTGGTTTGGACGATTTTTGTATAGAGAATTGTTCTTGTGCTATCATTTCTTGTTAATTATTCATGTTTTCCTGATTATG belongs to Musa acuminata AAA Group cultivar baxijiao chromosome BXJ3-5, Cavendish_Baxijiao_AAA, whole genome shotgun sequence and includes:
- the LOC135638972 gene encoding uncharacterized protein LOC135638972, with protein sequence MWAASCLASCCAACACEACRSVAGSISRRSARIAYCGLFALSLVVSWGLREVAAPLMESLPWINHFHKTPDREWFETDAVLRVSLGNFVFFTILAVVMIGIKDQKDPRDQLHHGGWMAKIVCWFIVVFLMFFVPNGIVSFYETLSKFGSGLFLLVQVVLLLDFVHAWNENWVSKDEQFWYMALLIVSLVCYLATFSFTGVLFHWFTPSGHDCGLNTFFIVLTLILVFVFATVALHPKVNGSLLPASIISLYCTYLCYSGLSSEPRDYECNGLHNHSKVVSTGSLTLGLLTTVLSVVYSAVRAGSSTSLFSPPSSPRAGSEKPLLPFDKLDEQEDKKTDEAKPVSYSYTFFHLIFSLASMYSAMLLTGWSTSVGESGKLIDVGWPSVWVRIVTGWATAALFMWSLVAPLIFPDREF